TTTTAATATGATCGGTGTACCTACCAATTTGTCTGTAGTGAGTTCTTGTCCGAATGAGTTTGAGTTATCCTGGGACCCCGTTAGTGGCGCCACTGAGTATGAAGTAAGTGTATTGGGGAATAAATACATGGATTCTGTAACAACAGTTTCGACCACTAGTGCCGTTTTAACAGGTTATTCTGCATTAAACACCTATTGGGTGAGTGTAAGAGCTAAAGCAAATGGAGTGGTAGGGAAAAGAGCTTATGCCATTGAAAAAACACCTGGAGTTTGGAATTGTGTAATTTCTGATGATATAGAACTGAGTTTATTAGCTCCATCCGGTAATGCGTTGTTTGATTGTTATAGCATTTCGAATCAAGATGTTCAAGTGAGACTTAAAAACAATGGAACACAAGCTGTTAACACGGTTGATTTGTCCTATCAGTTCAATGCGACAGCAGTAAATAGTGAAACATATACAGGTACTATTTCTCCAGGGGATTCTGTTGATTTTACTTTTTCACAAACCATATCAATTCCATCTATTCCGATTGCGCATAGCCTGGTCGTATGGAAAGACATTCCTGATGGAAACCCATTAAATGATACGGTAAGGAATGCGTTTGAAGTGTATTCAGGGACAACAATTAACTTACCATATATTGAGGATTTTGAAACGTTTAACAACTGTGCCACAACGAATAATTGTGGTCTTACACAATGCCCATTAATTGCGGGGTGGACCAATGTGGAAAACGGTGTGTATGATGATATTGATTTTCGAGTTAATAATGGAACTACACCTTCACAAGGAACAGGCCCTTCCATGGACCAGGCTCCGGGTACATCGTTTGGGAAATATTTATATCTGGAAGCATCAGGTAGTTGCGATGGAATGGAAAGTCAATTGTATTCTCCATGTATTGATTTAACGAACTCAGCACACCCTGAAATGTCTGTATGGTATCATATGAACGGGGCGGAAATGGGAGAATTACATTTTGATGTATATGCAAATAATACGTGGAATAATGATGTGGTACCAATGATTTCTGGTGATAATGGCAATTTATGGAAGGAACAGAAAATTGATTTATCATCATATGTTGGAGGTGTGGTTACCATTAGATTTAGAGGAATAACAGGAAGTGGTTGGAGAAGTGATATTGCAATAGATCATTTCTCTGTAATAGAGAATGGAATTGGTATTTTGGCGGATACGATGCCTTGTTTTGCAGATGGTGCGGTAACGATTAATAATACACCAATTACTGGAGGAACGAATTATACCTGGAACTTCGGGACCGATGCAAATCCTGCAACAGCATCGACTGCTGGACCGCATACTGTAACGTATTCCTCAAAAGGGATGAAAACAATTCAGTTATCTGTGACTGTAAACGGAACGGTTGAAAGTACTTCATTAGATATCCAATTAGTTGATTTACCAGTGTCTTCATTTACTTCTGTTTATAATTCTTCAAACAATACTGTAGAGTTCACAAATACTTCTCAGGACTATGCTTCATCATTATGGGACTTTGGTGATGGGAATACGTCAACTCTTGACAATCCAGTTCATACATATGCTGCGATAGGGTATTATGATGTGACACTAACAACCACAAATAGTTGTGGAGATCATGTGTTGAAACAAAAAATTGAGAATTTCCCACTTGGAGTTACTGGTATAGGAAGAACAGATTACGGTATTTTGGTATATCCAAATCCTGCAAGTGATCAATTAACATTGCAAGTGAATGGAGCTGAAAACGGAGAAGGGGAAGTTGTGATATATGATATTAAAGGAAACCAGGTGTATAGAGATGATGTAGAGATAAACTCAGGACGTCAGGAGTATGTGATTGATTTGAAAAGCTTGAGCAAAGGTGTTTATGTTTTGAGTTATAAATCAAATCAATTTTCGGATAAACTGAGAGTCGTAATCCAGTAAATCAACATTTTAAATTTGAAAACAGCAGTCGGGTAGTAATTATAGAATCGTAAAAAAATTGTAAATTCGTGGTTATTAAATAATAAACCTAATAAACAAACACTATTATGAAAAAAGGATTACTATTATTGGCAGTTGCTGCATTTGCATTTACCGGGTGCGATAAAGTTGCTAATATTGAAAATTTTGCGATTAGCAATACATTTGAGGAAAAGGTAACTTTGGATGTAACTGATGCTGATCCTAATGCGTTCAGCAAAGACTTTACAATCGATGCTGCTTCAGACAGTGATTTTAAAAACAACCTATCTAATATCTCTAGTTACGGCATTAAGAAGTTGACGTATAGAGTAAGTTCTTTCACCGGTGATGATGCGACTACAGCAACTGGAATGGCGCAGTTTTATGAGGGAAATACAGCTATTGGAGCGCCAATTGATATGGGCTTAATATCTTTTAAGGCTTTAGCGAATTCTGGGAATATCACTGAAATTTCGGTAAGTAATGAATTAAAGAAAACCATTGAACAAAAATTATTGGACAATAATTCAATTACTTTAAGAGTTACTGGAGTAATTAGTAACAAACCAATGAAAGCTGATTTTGTGATTTCTATGGAGATTGAAGCTTTAGTTCGCGTTTAATTACATTTAATTTTAATAGTTAAAAAATCCCTGAAGTTGTTCTTCAGGGATTTTTTTATACCATTGTTTCTGGATTATTAGCAAGATGGGAAAAATACTTGGAATTGATTTTGGATTGAAACGAACAGGTTTGGCGATTACCGATGATTTGAAAATTATTGCAAGTGGGCTTGACACGGTTCCTTCAGACCAACTTATTGATGTGCTAAAACGTTATGTGGATAATGAAGCGGTAGAATGTTTTGTGATTGGACAAGCGCGCAGAGGTAGTGGTGAATTGTCAGCTATTGAAGCTAATATTTTGGAATTAATAAAAGTCTTAGAGCAAAAATTTCCGCAAGTTGAAATTAAACGACAAGATGAGCGTTTTACGTCCAAGTTAGCTTTTGATGCTATGTTGCTGGGAGGTGTAAAGAAAAAGGATAGAAGAAATAAGCAAAAAGGGCTTGTTGATAAGGTAAGCGCTACATTAATTTTGCAGGCATTTATAGAGAATCGATAAGATGATATTACCAATAGTAGGTTATGGCGATCCGGTACTTCGTCAGGAAACAGAAGAAATAGAACAAGACTATCCTGTAAAGGAGTTAATCGATAACATGTTTGAAACGATGTATCAGGCAAGTGGAGTAGGTCTTGCTGCACCACAAATAGGTAAGGCGATTCGTGTATTTATTGTGGATGGTTCTCCTTTTGCTGATTCGGATGATATGGATGAGCAAGAAAAGAAAGAGTTAGAGCGTTTTAAAAAGGTATTTATAAATCCAATCATTATAGAAGAATCTGGAAAAGAATGGGCTTTTGAAGAAGGTTGTTTGTCTATTCCGGGGGTTAATGCAGATGTCACTCGAAAAGAGACTGTATTGATTGAGTATTATAATGAGAAATGGGAATTAGTTGAAGAAACTTATTCAGGTATTGCAGCAAGAATAATTCAACACGAATACGACCATATTGAAGGTATCTTATTTACTGATTTGGTGTCTCCTTTGAAGAAGAAATTTCTAGCGAAGAAGTTAAATAAAATTGCAGCGGGAGACGTGACTGCTAATTATAAAATGAAGTTTGTAAAAAGAAAAAGATAATGCGAATATTTTTTTTAGATATAACTAAAGCTGTTGTTTTTGTGGGTGCTATGTTCTTTGTTGCTGGGTGTGGTTCAGAAAGCACGAATGGAGGAGAAGAGAATTCAGATTCTGAAAAAGCAGAAGAGGTAATAACATATACGCCTGAAACTTTGCTGAAAGAGATTCAAGAAATG
This genomic interval from bacterium SCSIO 12643 contains the following:
- the ruvX gene encoding Holliday junction resolvase RuvX yields the protein MGKILGIDFGLKRTGLAITDDLKIIASGLDTVPSDQLIDVLKRYVDNEAVECFVIGQARRGSGELSAIEANILELIKVLEQKFPQVEIKRQDERFTSKLAFDAMLLGGVKKKDRRNKQKGLVDKVSATLILQAFIENR
- a CDS encoding peptide deformylase, with protein sequence MILPIVGYGDPVLRQETEEIEQDYPVKELIDNMFETMYQASGVGLAAPQIGKAIRVFIVDGSPFADSDDMDEQEKKELERFKKVFINPIIIEESGKEWAFEEGCLSIPGVNADVTRKETVLIEYYNEKWELVEETYSGIAARIIQHEYDHIEGILFTDLVSPLKKKFLAKKLNKIAAGDVTANYKMKFVKRKR